TAGAAAggcaaaagaagaaagaactGAACAAACACAACCTGGCTATAGCACTGGGATATTGTTAATGATACATGGATAAAGATAGTTCTTATCAGAAAGTTGAATAGCGATGATGAAACCCAATGATTTGCCGAGTAAAGAAAGGCTTAAGCAGAGCCCATACTTGAGTGCTTGACGCAGCAATGGCAAGAAAAAGTGCTAACTCACAACAGTGTGACTTAACAATCTTGGTTGTTGCTGTCAAGTGTGAATATAAGAGCACTAGGCTCAGTAACAGACAGGCACTtaacaatgcatgcatgcttcaCCAAAGAAGAGGCCATTCTGTTATTTACTAATTTTGCAATCATTCCACTATTCCAGTGGCAATGGCAACATCTAGATCAAGATATAGCTCATTTGACTGACTGTACATAATGTCCATAACTATCAATCCAAAGATGACAGCGCAAGAAATGTGCTGATTTTGAAATGCCAGCAAGGCCAAATGAATGGTATCAAGCTTGTAACACTATCATATCATAGCTGCAAGTCGTTGTACTAGCCTGTAAGCTGCAGATAAGATAATGGTAGCCATGTCATGTAAACGAGACAAATTGGACCAGTAGGCGTTAGTTGATGTAAATAGCTCCAGATACTAGTAACTAACCATGTCCAAAATTTGGTCTGATAATGATATGATACCCTGTCAGCTGTTAAAAAGGATCAATCAAACGTGCTGAATTTCATCTATTAGAGGTAGCATGCCATGAGGGAGGCGATCAAGAAAGGTAATGGTTTGTTCACGAGCATTTCTTGAGGCAGAGAGTATCCAGGACATACAGTAGAGTTATAAAGAGAGGAAGGAAGCTCAGTTGACTGACATCGGGGAAGGCGGCATCCAAGTAGGAGATGTTCATCTCGAGGGGTGAGCCCTTGGTGCGGAGGCCGGCAGTgcagaaggcggcggaggcaaCCAAATCAACGAGGGAGGCAGTTGCGCCGCCGTGCAGGAAGCCGCCCGAGTTCTGCAGTTAAGGAATCACTCAACTACCACCAGGAAACAACCTGAGCTGATAGAGGTggaagagggagggagagagagacggtCGCTCACGAGTAGCCTGGAGGGGACGGTGAAGTGGCAGAGGAGGGTGCCGGGGCGGGCGGCCTGGACGCGGATGCCCCTGAGGACGAAGGCGTCGTAGAACCCCCCCTCCGCCTCTGTGGGATTGGTGCTTGTGggcagcgccgcctcctccagcagccgccgcgccgtCTCCAACGACTTGTTCCCGCTGTCCGAGCTGGAGGAGCCCATTCCGAGCTGGCCTTTGCCGCTGAACAATCAAATCAAAGCGACTCACGATCGATCTGGTCCCCTGcgctctcctcccctcccctcccctccccttcccttTTCGCTGcggcttgagagagagagagagagagagacgcttTCAAAGGCGTCGTTACGCTTTCAAAGACGACTTACGTATTAGgtaggggaggggaggggaggggaggggacgtctctctcttctcctcgcTCGGGGCCGGCAGATGCCGATGCCGAGCCGATGATTGAGATGGCGGCGGTGATAAAGATGGCCGCCGTCTTCGGCGAGGCCAAGCCGGAGAATGACGACGACGACACTCTTCCGCGCCGCCCCGTGCTCTTCCACGCCCACGCAGAGGAGCAGGGGCCCCTCCGCGTCGTCGCCACCGACCTCCACTCCCTCGCCTGGCACCGCTCCCTCGCCCTCCCCGACCTTCACGACCTCGTACGTCGTGAGCTTACCTCCTCCTCCATTCGATGCTGCTTACTAGTAGTAGGACCGGAACCAACTGGACAATCTCTTACTAGTAACAGCACAATCTCTTGCACTCCTCCTAATTTGTATCTTCTTGTCTTATGTGTTGGGATCCATCGTTGCGCTGCGTGCAAATCCAAAGCGAGATGATGTTGGCATCGCTGGCTCCTGGCCCGACTTCCTCGACTACCTCTATTCTTCCTTGTCTACTTCTGGCCAAGTCA
This genomic window from Phragmites australis chromosome 7, lpPhrAust1.1, whole genome shotgun sequence contains:
- the LOC133925351 gene encoding uncharacterized protein LOC133925351 isoform X2 gives rise to the protein MGSSSSDSGNKSLETARRLLEEAALPTSTNPTEAEGGFYDAFVLRGIRVQAARPGTLLCHFTVPSRLLNSGGFLHGGATASLVDLVASAAFCTAGLRTKGSPLEMNISYLDAAFPDVSQLSFLPLFITLLKRLISRQRFCVLGRR
- the LOC133925351 gene encoding uncharacterized protein LOC133925351 isoform X1, whose translation is MGSSSSDSGNKSLETARRLLEEAALPTSTNPTEAEGGFYDAFVLRGIRVQAARPGTLLCHFTVPSRLLNSGGFLHGGATASLVDLVASAAFCTAGLRTKGSPLEMNISYLDAAFPDEEIDIEAKVLRAGKAVGVAVVELKKKSGKIIAQARHSKYLGASSKL